In the Leptospira limi genome, one interval contains:
- a CDS encoding M15 family metallopeptidase, whose protein sequence is MFRTKYLLLFLLSILCVCGEKPVKQTQSDLYLGIDKVSYLTGKFNSPGPLAPVILEENAKEHFLRPDVKKALHKMINDFEDSKPSSYKQHIFLVSSFRNFSHQKGIWESKYTGKKAMRVPITGKAPEEIINLILEFSSAPGTSRHHWGTDFDLNALDNAYFESNGKGKILYDWLKENASKYGFCQPYSSLSTRNNKGYQEEKWHWSYAPISNQLTKEWVKSFQSGEIKLAGSFMGAKVLGDRALDYVRSINPECEKISSQNL, encoded by the coding sequence ATGTTCAGAACGAAATATCTATTATTGTTTTTGCTCTCAATACTATGTGTATGTGGGGAGAAACCTGTCAAACAAACTCAATCAGATTTGTATTTGGGTATTGATAAAGTTTCCTATTTAACCGGCAAATTCAATTCTCCTGGACCATTAGCACCTGTTATATTAGAAGAAAATGCTAAAGAACATTTCCTGAGACCAGATGTTAAAAAAGCACTTCACAAAATGATTAATGATTTCGAAGACTCAAAGCCAAGTTCTTATAAACAACATATTTTTTTAGTATCTAGTTTCCGTAATTTTTCACACCAAAAAGGAATTTGGGAATCTAAATACACCGGTAAAAAAGCGATGCGAGTTCCGATCACTGGTAAGGCTCCAGAGGAAATCATTAATCTAATTTTAGAATTCTCAAGTGCACCTGGGACATCTCGTCACCATTGGGGAACCGACTTTGACTTAAATGCTTTGGATAATGCTTATTTTGAATCAAACGGAAAGGGAAAAATTCTATATGATTGGCTAAAAGAAAATGCTTCCAAATATGGGTTTTGCCAACCATACAGTTCACTTTCTACACGAAATAACAAAGGTTACCAAGAAGAAAAATGGCACTGGTCTTATGCCCCCATCTCAAACCAACTCACTAAAGAATGGGTTAAATCATTTCAATCTGGTGAGATCAAGTTGGCCGGAAGTTTTATGGGAGCTAAGGTGTTAGGTGACCGGGCTTTGGATTATGTAAGGTCCATCAACCCGGAGTGTGAAAAAATCAGTTCGCAGAATTTATAG
- a CDS encoding Hpt domain-containing protein has product MNLLIDWSRIESLVDMNDPEDQAWLKEMITSLLENMAIRVENLNRLMLSKDPKELQSELHQIKGVAANFGLAGLSEVVVKAEALVKAGDVDSSINEGKKIPAIWESTKQELEKKFSS; this is encoded by the coding sequence GTGAACTTGTTAATAGACTGGTCGCGAATCGAATCTCTTGTGGATATGAATGATCCTGAAGACCAAGCATGGCTTAAGGAAATGATTACTTCCCTATTGGAAAATATGGCGATTCGGGTTGAGAATTTGAACCGTTTGATGTTATCGAAGGATCCAAAAGAACTACAATCCGAACTCCACCAAATCAAAGGAGTTGCTGCCAATTTTGGACTGGCAGGTCTTTCTGAAGTGGTGGTCAAAGCGGAGGCTCTTGTGAAGGCAGGAGACGTGGATTCGTCCATTAACGAAGGAAAAAAAATTCCAGCGATTTGGGAATCCACAAAACAAGAGTTAGAGAAAAAGTTCTCTTCTTAA
- the galE gene encoding UDP-glucose 4-epimerase GalE, with product MRVLVTGGAGYIGSHIVLELMELGHEIIIVDDMQKGNEANLFPGNEFIRGEIQDPEILKKAFSKKVDAVFHFAAWKAAGESMTDPLKYTMNNLNGTFTLLNAMIEYGCQYFVFSSSAAVYGAPKYLPIDENHPLQPENYYGYTKLCIEENLEWFDKLKGLKSARLRYFNAAGYDPKGRIKGLEKTPANLLPIIMEAASGMRNGFEIYGIDYETEDGTCVRDYIHVSDLAKAHVLALNYIMSKNESLTVNLGSESGYSVKEMTDLSEKVVGKQIPHKTGPRRLGDPAKLLASSKKARELLNWKPIYSDAETLLSSMWNLYKNL from the coding sequence ATGAGAGTTCTCGTTACCGGGGGAGCCGGATATATCGGAAGTCATATTGTCCTAGAACTTATGGAACTTGGACATGAAATCATTATTGTAGATGATATGCAAAAAGGAAACGAAGCCAATTTGTTTCCTGGAAATGAATTCATTAGAGGGGAAATCCAAGATCCAGAAATCCTAAAAAAAGCATTTTCCAAAAAGGTAGATGCAGTATTCCACTTTGCCGCTTGGAAAGCAGCTGGTGAATCCATGACAGATCCATTAAAATATACAATGAATAATTTAAATGGAACCTTCACTTTGTTAAATGCCATGATCGAGTACGGTTGCCAGTATTTTGTATTTTCTTCTTCTGCTGCAGTGTATGGTGCTCCTAAATATTTGCCGATAGACGAAAACCATCCTTTACAACCTGAAAATTATTATGGTTATACCAAACTCTGTATTGAAGAAAATTTGGAATGGTTTGATAAACTGAAAGGTTTAAAGTCAGCTCGACTTCGTTACTTCAATGCAGCAGGTTACGATCCAAAAGGCCGCATCAAAGGTTTAGAAAAAACTCCAGCCAACTTACTACCGATCATTATGGAAGCGGCATCTGGAATGCGAAATGGTTTTGAAATTTATGGAATCGATTATGAAACAGAAGATGGAACTTGTGTTCGTGACTACATTCACGTAAGTGATTTAGCAAAAGCCCATGTTTTGGCTTTGAATTACATCATGTCAAAAAACGAAAGTTTAACGGTGAATTTAGGATCTGAATCTGGTTATTCCGTTAAGGAAATGACTGATTTATCAGAAAAGGTTGTTGGAAAACAAATTCCTCACAAAACAGGGCCTAGACGCTTAGGAGACCCTGCGAAATTGCTAGCATCTTCCAAAAAAGCAAGAGAACTTCTCAATTGGAAACCTATCTATAGTGATGCAGAAACATTACTATCGAGTATGTGGAATTTGTACAAAAATCTATAA
- the recG gene encoding ATP-dependent DNA helicase RecG: MFDLTQSLSNLKGIGPKRKTVLLEHGVTTYYELLTYFPRRYLDRNFTKDIILKQGDNVTLLGSVVDSYIVHGKKSRLLVGFRTLNNERINLVFFRGVNFFHKLFAIDKKVVISGKLEYFKGYQIIHPEYEFLSDKDDPEDSIHAGRIIPLYPSTEALKEEGLDSKGLRKLIHQVLESGEIGENLPSKFIKKRKLLGRDEAFRKIHFPDTMETVQVSRKRFAYEEFFYFQRLLLYKQRERQKVKRLLWPLPNSPSRVNLEKNLPFELTEDQKIAVTTILSKTNADSPSAFLLQGDVGSGKTITALLVGLHYIDNHIQVAFLAPTEILARQHYQTIYKFMGNMPFLGIELLLGGENKKSRSEKLSRIKNGESNIIIGTHSLLQEDVIFSDLGLVVIDEQHKFGVDQRETIRAKGKNPDILAMTATPIPRTLCLTLYGDLTLVNIKTKPKGRKPIDTRWYKEDRRTGVYNSIRKYVTSGRQCYIVYPLVEESEKVDLESCTVAYENLRTNIFPDLKIGLLHGKMKSVEKESVMEKFKSGEIQILVTTTVVEVGVDVPNATILVVEHAERFGISQLHQLRGRVGRSDLESFCILMTGDFVSYEGRDRLEALVTSNDGYFLAEKDLAIRGPGELLGVKQSGLPEFKIADLVVDRELLDEAKEDASSLPLDDPSEVSELRIRFSEDKFLFAN, encoded by the coding sequence ATGTTTGATCTCACACAAAGTTTATCGAATTTAAAAGGCATTGGCCCGAAACGTAAAACTGTTTTGTTGGAACATGGAGTTACAACGTATTACGAATTATTGACTTACTTTCCAAGACGTTATCTAGACCGTAATTTTACAAAGGATATTATTTTAAAACAAGGTGATAATGTCACTTTACTTGGAAGTGTTGTAGATAGTTACATTGTGCACGGAAAAAAGAGTCGATTACTCGTTGGTTTTCGTACTTTAAACAATGAAAGAATCAACTTAGTGTTTTTTCGTGGAGTTAATTTTTTTCATAAACTCTTCGCGATTGATAAAAAAGTTGTGATCTCTGGCAAATTGGAATATTTTAAAGGATATCAAATCATCCATCCGGAATATGAATTTTTATCAGACAAGGATGATCCAGAGGATTCGATACATGCTGGTCGAATTATTCCCCTGTATCCATCCACTGAGGCACTCAAAGAAGAAGGATTGGATTCAAAAGGTTTACGCAAACTTATCCACCAAGTATTAGAAAGTGGCGAGATCGGAGAAAACCTTCCTTCTAAATTTATCAAAAAACGAAAGTTACTCGGTCGTGATGAAGCATTTCGTAAAATTCATTTTCCTGATACGATGGAAACAGTCCAAGTTTCCAGGAAACGATTTGCCTATGAAGAGTTTTTTTATTTCCAAAGACTCTTATTGTATAAACAAAGAGAACGCCAAAAAGTAAAACGATTGTTGTGGCCTCTCCCTAATTCACCATCTCGTGTAAATTTAGAGAAAAATCTTCCTTTTGAATTAACAGAAGATCAAAAAATAGCGGTTACGACTATACTCTCCAAAACAAACGCAGATTCACCTTCAGCGTTTCTGTTACAAGGAGATGTTGGATCAGGAAAAACCATTACGGCACTACTTGTAGGTTTACATTATATCGATAACCACATCCAAGTGGCCTTTCTTGCACCTACAGAAATTTTAGCAAGGCAACACTACCAAACTATTTATAAATTTATGGGCAATATGCCATTCCTTGGGATTGAACTGTTATTAGGTGGTGAAAATAAAAAATCCAGGTCAGAAAAATTAAGCCGTATCAAAAACGGTGAATCTAATATCATCATTGGAACCCATTCTTTGTTGCAGGAAGATGTTATTTTTTCTGATTTGGGTCTGGTAGTGATTGATGAACAACATAAGTTTGGTGTCGACCAAAGAGAAACAATTCGTGCCAAAGGAAAAAACCCCGATATTTTGGCGATGACAGCGACTCCTATTCCCAGAACACTTTGTCTCACTTTATATGGAGACTTAACACTCGTGAATATTAAAACAAAACCAAAAGGTCGTAAACCCATCGACACACGATGGTACAAAGAAGACCGAAGAACAGGTGTATACAATTCAATTCGAAAGTATGTAACCTCTGGTAGACAGTGTTATATCGTATACCCTCTCGTTGAAGAATCGGAGAAGGTCGATTTAGAGTCTTGTACGGTTGCTTATGAAAACTTACGCACGAATATTTTCCCTGATCTGAAAATTGGATTATTACATGGAAAAATGAAAAGTGTCGAGAAAGAATCCGTTATGGAAAAATTTAAATCAGGAGAGATCCAAATTTTAGTCACTACAACTGTTGTGGAAGTGGGAGTGGATGTACCCAATGCTACAATTTTAGTAGTGGAACATGCGGAACGATTTGGAATTTCCCAATTACACCAGTTACGTGGTCGAGTGGGCCGAAGTGATTTAGAAAGTTTTTGTATTTTAATGACAGGTGATTTTGTCAGTTATGAAGGTAGAGATCGATTAGAAGCATTAGTAACTTCCAACGATGGTTATTTTTTGGCAGAAAAGGATCTAGCCATTCGTGGTCCAGGTGAACTTTTAGGAGTCAAACAAAGTGGACTTCCTGAGTTTAAAATTGCTGATTTGGTTGTGGACCGTGAACTTTTGGATGAAGCAAAAGAGGATGCTTCATCCCTTCCGTTGGATGATCCAAGCGAGGTATCTGAACTCAGGATACGATTCAGTGAAGACAAATTTTTATTTGCGAATTAA
- the lpxA gene encoding acyl-ACP--UDP-N-acetylglucosamine O-acyltransferase yields the protein MKIHPTAIIDPKAELHESVEVGPFCIIEKDVKIGEGTVIESHVKILSGTRIGKFNKISSGGSFGGLPQDLAFKPETKTYLEIGDHNHFRENVIFHRGTVEGKATTIGNHNYMMGNVHIAHDAIVGDHNIIVQNTMLAGHVVIGNKVFISGSVGVHQFVRVSDYAMLAGLTKVVKDVPPYATVDGHPGLVVSLNVVGMKRAGISADVRLAIKRVYKTIYHSGLNTKQALAELKKDPNPAPEVEKVIEFFETSKRGVVDHRFVSGGSDEE from the coding sequence ATGAAAATACACCCCACTGCCATCATCGATCCAAAGGCGGAATTACATGAATCCGTTGAAGTAGGTCCATTTTGTATCATCGAAAAAGATGTGAAAATTGGAGAAGGAACCGTCATAGAATCCCACGTAAAAATCTTGTCTGGGACACGGATTGGTAAGTTTAACAAAATTTCCTCGGGTGGTAGTTTCGGTGGTTTGCCACAAGATTTAGCCTTCAAACCCGAAACCAAAACGTATTTGGAAATTGGGGATCACAATCATTTTAGAGAAAATGTAATTTTTCATAGGGGCACTGTGGAAGGGAAAGCCACTACCATCGGAAATCATAATTATATGATGGGAAATGTCCACATCGCACATGATGCCATTGTAGGTGACCATAATATCATAGTCCAAAACACAATGCTTGCTGGTCACGTTGTGATTGGGAACAAAGTTTTTATATCGGGTTCCGTTGGAGTTCACCAATTCGTTAGAGTTTCCGATTATGCAATGTTAGCAGGCTTAACAAAGGTAGTAAAAGATGTTCCTCCGTATGCAACTGTCGACGGTCACCCAGGTCTTGTGGTGAGTTTGAATGTTGTCGGAATGAAACGAGCTGGAATTTCTGCTGATGTTCGTCTTGCGATCAAAAGAGTTTATAAAACGATTTACCATAGTGGGCTCAACACAAAACAAGCATTAGCTGAACTTAAAAAAGACCCAAATCCTGCTCCAGAAGTAGAAAAAGTAATCGAATTTTTTGAAACAAGTAAACGAGGAGTTGTGGACCATCGTTTTGTTTCTGGTGGATCCGACGAAGAATGA